The sequence below is a genomic window from Thermoflexus sp..
GCGCTGGACCCTTCCCCCTTCGAATGCATCGTGGCTCTGGTGGACGGCGAGCCGGTGGCCCGGGTGGGTTCCCTCCACACCCCGGTAGCGGGGATCGTGCTGGCCGCCGGCGAGGGGCGGCGGTTCGGCAGGCCCAAGGCGCTGGCCGACTGGCACGGCCGCCCCCTGGTGCGCCATGTGGTCGCGCTGGCCCAACGCGCCGGGCTGGATCCCGTGATCGTGGTGGTAGGAGCCCAAGCGACCTCGGTGCGGAAGGCGCTGATCGGCCTGCCGGTGCGCATCGTGGAGAACCCCGCGTGGCCGGAGGGGATGAGCCGTTCCATCCAGGCCGGCCTGCAGGCCCTTCCCCCGGAGGTGGAAGCGTTTGTGCTCCTTCAGGTGGACCAGCCCATGGTGCGCCCGCGCTGGCTACGCCAGCTGATCGAGGTCCACCGGGCAACCGCCCGGCCGCTGGTCGTCGGCACGGTGGGCGGAGATCCGCGTCCGCCGGCGCTGTTCGCCCGACCGCTGTTCCCCGCGCTGCGGGAGCTCCGGGGGGATCAGGGCGGGCGCCCGCTGATCCAGGCGTTCCCCGAAGCTGTCGCGCGGATCCCGGTGCCCGATCCCACGTGGGTGATGGATTTCGACACCCCGGAGGCCTATCAGCGGCTATCCAGGCTCTGAGCGCGCGCAGCCCATCGCCTGCACCTGAAAAGCTGTCTCATTTCTCTCATGGGGGCGATCCATCATGGAAGAACTTCGTCGCCTTCGCCATCTGATCATCGATATGGACGGCGTCCTGTGGCGGGGGAAGCGGCCGATGGAAGGCCTCACGGACTTCTTCGCTTTCCTGCGACGCCATGAGATCCGCTTCGTCCTGGCCACGAACAACGCCAGCCGCTCCCGGATGGATTACGTGGAGCAGCTCGCCCGTTTCGGGGTGACCGTGCGCCCCGAGGAGGTGCTGCCCTCCTGCGACGCCACGGCCTTCTACCTTCAGCAGATCGCCCCTGCCGGTGCCCGGGTGCTGGTCGTGGGGGAACAGGCCCTCCGCGCCGCCCTGAGTGAGGCGGGCTTTCAGGTGGTCGATGAGGAGAATGTGGATTTCGTTGTGGTCGGCCTGGATTGGGGCCTGACGTATGCCAAGCTGGCCCGGGCCGCTCGGGCGATCTGGAACGGCGCCCGCTTCATCGGGACCAACCCGGATCCGGTGTGGCCGGGGGAAGACGGCCTGTATCCGGGCAATGGAGCGACCCTGGCCTTCCTGGAACGGGCCACCGGCGTCTCGCCGATCGTGGTCGGCAAGCCAGAGCCTCTCATGTTCCAGATCGCGATGCAGCGGATGGGCGCTGTTCCGGAAACCACCGCGGTGATCGGCGATCAGCTGCCCACGGATATCCTCGGGGGGAAGCGGGCCGGCCTCCGCACCATCCTGATGCTTTCCGGGGCGACTACCCCATCGATGCTGGCCGAAAGCCCGGTGCAGCCGGATATGGTCTTCGCCGATATCCGGGCGCTCACCGCGGCCTGGGAAGCAGCCCTCACCGCACCCGATCCGAAGGAATGCCCTCAACGCCTCAGGTGATCCCATCGATCAGTCCGGATACCGAGCGGTGTTACCCATCGTGGGATTACCCCTATGGCCTTTAGATACCAGGAGGTGGGTCTCCGTCATCTTCGCCATAGGCAACGGGAACAGGCGGAGTGAAGGACAGTATAAAAGGAGACGGCCCTCGGAGAAGGCGCGGATCAGAACCTCGTCATCCGTAGCTCCGCGCAGGATTTCCGCAACGTAGAGGATATCATGACCATCGCTACGCAAGGCGTCTATCCGCCCGGCATCCCAGCCCTCATCGGCCAGGAATCTCACGGGTGTTCTCCCTCGGCGAAGACAATCTCTTCCTAGGCCAGATCGTCCGCAGCGAAGGCAAGACATCGGAACATGCCCGCCGACCATGCGCCGACAGATCCTCTCGGGAACCTGGTGGTTTCGCCCGGTAGGGGGTGCGGAGTGGCTGCCGGGGCGGGTGCCTGGCAGCGTCCATCTGGATCTGCTCTCCATAGGTCGGATCCCGGATCCCTTCCTGAGCGATCACCTCTCCCGCGTCGCCTGGATCGCCGAGACGGATTGGGAATACCGGTGCGACTTCCAGCCCGACGACGCGCTCGCCCTCTGCGAGCGGGTGGAGCTGGTTTGCGCCGGCCTGGATACCCTGGCCGAGGTCTTCCTCAACGGGGAACGCCTGGGCGAGACCCGCAACATGTTCCGCTCGTATCGCTGGGAGATCCGGGCGCTTCTCCGGCCTGGCATGAACACGCTGATGATCCGCCTGCGCTCGCCCCTTGCCTTCGTCCGCACACAGCATCGCCGTCGCCCGCTCCCCGGCCTCGGACATCCCGGGGTCGCCCATCTGCGCAAGGCGCCCGCTCACTTC
It includes:
- a CDS encoding HAD-IIA family hydrolase, which gives rise to MEELRRLRHLIIDMDGVLWRGKRPMEGLTDFFAFLRRHEIRFVLATNNASRSRMDYVEQLARFGVTVRPEEVLPSCDATAFYLQQIAPAGARVLVVGEQALRAALSEAGFQVVDEENVDFVVVGLDWGLTYAKLARAARAIWNGARFIGTNPDPVWPGEDGLYPGNGATLAFLERATGVSPIVVGKPEPLMFQIAMQRMGAVPETTAVIGDQLPTDILGGKRAGLRTILMLSGATTPSMLAESPVQPDMVFADIRALTAAWEAALTAPDPKECPQRLR
- a CDS encoding DUF5615 family PIN-like protein, encoding MESRSRWTLPGTRPGSHSAPPTGRNHQVPERICRRMVGGHVPMSCLRCGRSGLGRDCLRRGRTPVRFLADEGWDAGRIDALRSDGHDILYVAEILRGATDDEVLIRAFSEGRLLLYCPSLRLFPLPMAKMTETHLLVSKGHRGNPTMGNTARYPD
- a CDS encoding glycosyl hydrolase 2 galactose-binding domain-containing protein gives rise to the protein MRRQILSGTWWFRPVGGAEWLPGRVPGSVHLDLLSIGRIPDPFLSDHLSRVAWIAETDWEYRCDFQPDDALALCERVELVCAGLDTLAEVFLNGERLGETRNMFRSYRWEIRALLRPGMNTLMIRLRSPLAFVRTQHRRRPLPGLGHPGVAHLRKAPAHFGWDWGPELPTLGIWQAVALEGFSIARIEDLHIRQRHADGRVTLMLRARVERWQDLPLSLRIALVDPEGNVSRWEFPLREESLTIEIPIERPLLWWPSGLGAQ